In the Paramisgurnus dabryanus chromosome 5, PD_genome_1.1, whole genome shotgun sequence genome, one interval contains:
- the rufy3 gene encoding protein RUFY3 isoform X5 produces the protein MADHSSAASEHQIAEVTETLVSSNEFLRPQMSKNDGHIANSPEDSLSPASVIYFKEALTYNSSIQFSKTSSSSTAPVRYDFQIEKTKKTRNSWEDFTDLVEQMQMLDEFKDPKDPIAIERLNLMNMAKLSIKGLIESALNLGRTLDSDYAPLQQFFVVMEHCLKHGLKSKKTFLGQNKSFWGPLELVEKLTPEAGEITASVKDLPGLKTPLGRGRAWLRLALMQKKLSDYMKTIINRKDLLGEFYESNALMMEEEGAVIAGLLVGLNVIDANLCMKGEDLDSQVGVIDFSMYLKDGAHSSKSTEGDGQITAILDQKNYVEELNRHLSASVNNLQAKVDALEKSNSKLSEELAVANNRIITLQEELERVKEESSYLVESSRKVSRAEGTANGQVLGETRKQLKEETQLRLDVEKELEVQIGMKQEMELSMKMLEKDICEKHDALVELRQQLDDMRTINHELSVKSQSTEAGAKQKSDIISRLDEKTNQMANVIKQLENRCKKAERERDLADEANRLFKQEFGDKIESLQQEVEQLRKQRSVMEQELRKWREHHSNHSPEVLLGKTPPQNDMRQHVEEIKKELESVRKENDTLRTVIEEKSSLGSSLTLSHDDEQVLHLPDPDIEPSICSLCENQNSLTIPKVKI, from the exons ATGGCGGATCACAGCTCAGCCGCATCGGAGCACCAGATTGCTGAAGTTACTGAAACTTTGGTTTCCTCTAATGAATTCCTTAGACCCCAAATGAgtaaaaacgatggacatatagCAAATAGCCCGGAGGATTCGCTTTCTCCGGCCTCGGTCATTTACTTTAAGGAGGCGCTAACTTATAACTCAAGTATACAGTTTTCAAAAACAAGCTCTTCATCCACCGCACCAGTTCGCTATGATTTCCAGATTGAGAAGACCAAGAAAACGAGAA ACTCATGGGAGGATTTCACAGATTTGGTGGAGCAAATGCAAATGCTTGATGAGTTTAAAG ATCCAAAAGATCCTATTGCTATCGAGAGGCTTAACCTGATGAACATGGCCAAGCTGAGCATCAAGGGCTTGATAGAGTCTGCATTAAACCTGGGACGCACACTAGACTCCGACTATGCCCCTTTGCAGCAGTTTTTTGTCGTCATGGAGCATTGCCTAAAACATGGGCTTAAAA GTAAAAAGACATTCCTTGGTCAAAATAAGTCTTTCTGGGGTCCTTTGGAGCTGGTAGAAAAGTTGACCCCGGAGGCTGGGGAGATCACAGCCAGTGTCAAAGACCTTCCTGGACTCAA AACCCCATTAGGAAGAGGCAGAGCATGGCTTCGCCTTGCTTTGATGCAGAAGAAGCTCTCCGATTATATGAAGACCATCATCAACCGAAAAGACCTTCTCGG TGAATTCTATGAGTCCAACGCTCTTATGATGGAGGAGGAAGGAGCAGTGATTGCTGGGTTGTTGGTGGGGCTAAATGTCATTGATGCTAACTTGTGTATGAAGGGAGAAGATTTAGACTCACAG GTTGGAGTCATAGATTTTTCCATGTATTTAAAAGATGGAGCTCACAGCAGCAAAAGTACAGAGGG AGATGGACAGATCACAGCTATTCTTGACCAGAAGAACTACGTGGAAGAACTGAACAGACATTTAAG TGCGTCAGTGAATAACCTGCAGGCCAAAGTAGACGCATTGGAAAAATCCAACAGTAAACTTTCAGAGGAA CTTGCTGTCGCGAACAACAGGATCATCACCCTGCAGGAGGAACTGGAGAGAGTGAAGGAGGAAAGCTCTTATTTAGTGGAGTCGAGTCGCAAG GTATCAAGAGCAGAGGGTACTGCGAATGGTCAAGTACTGGGAGAAACACGCAAACAGCTCAAAGAGGAGACTCAGCTCAGGCTG GATGTGGAGAAGGAGCTTGAGGTGCAGATAGGGATGAAGCAGGAGATGGAGTTGTCCATGAAGATGCTGGAGAAAGACATCTGCGAGAAACATGATGCCCTGGTGGAGCTCAGACAGCAGTTGGATGACATGCGTACAATTAATCATGAGCTCTCCGTCAAGTCACAG AGTACAGAGGCCGGTGCAAAACAAAAGAGTGACATTATCAGCCGCTTGGATGAGAAAACCAACCAGATGGCGAATGTCATTAAACAGCTGGAAAACAG ATGTAAGAAGGCAGAACGAGAGCGAGACCTGGCGGATGAGGCTAATAGACTCTTCAAGCAGGAGTTCGGGGACAAGATTGAAAGTCTGCAGCAAGAGGTGGAACAGTTACGAAAGCAAAG ATCAGTTATGGAGCAGGAGCTGAGGAAATGGAGAGAGCATCACAGCAACCACAGTCCTGAAGTTTTGTTAGGAAAGACCCCACCACAGAACGATATGAGGCAACACGTAGAAGAGATCAAAAAG GAGTTAGAAAGTGTCAGAAAAGAAAATGACACACTACGCACTGTGATCGAGGAAAAGTCAAGTCTTGGTTCAAGTCT GACGCTGTCACATGATGACGAACAGGTGCTACATTTACCT GATCCAGACATAGAACCATCAATCTGCTCTTTGTGTGAAAACCAGAACTCCTTGACCATACCCAAG Gttaaaatttaa
- the rufy3 gene encoding protein RUFY3 isoform X6 — MADHSSAASEHQIAEVTETLVSSNEFLRPQMSKNDGHIANSPEDSLSPASVIYFKEALTYNSSIQFSKTSSSSTAPVRYDFQIEKTKKTRNSWEDFTDLVEQMQMLDEFKDPKDPIAIERLNLMNMAKLSIKGLIESALNLGRTLDSDYAPLQQFFVVMEHCLKHGLKSKKTFLGQNKSFWGPLELVEKLTPEAGEITASVKDLPGLKTPLGRGRAWLRLALMQKKLSDYMKTIINRKDLLGEFYESNALMMEEEGAVIAGLLVGLNVIDANLCMKGEDLDSQVGVIDFSMYLKDGAHSSKSTEGDGQITAILDQKNYVEELNRHLSASVNNLQAKVDALEKSNSKLSEELAVANNRIITLQEELERVKEESSYLVESSRKVSRAEGTANGQVLGETRKQLKEETQLRLDVEKELEVQIGMKQEMELSMKMLEKDICEKHDALVELRQQLDDMRTINHELSVKSQSTEAGAKQKSDIISRLDEKTNQMANVIKQLENRCKKAERERDLADEANRLFKQEFGDKIESLQQEVEQLRKQRSVMEQELRKWREHHSNHSPEVLLGKTPPQNDMRQHVEEIKKELESVRKENDTLRTVIEEKSSLGSSLTLSHDDEQDPDIEPSICSLCENQNSLTIPKVKI, encoded by the exons ATGGCGGATCACAGCTCAGCCGCATCGGAGCACCAGATTGCTGAAGTTACTGAAACTTTGGTTTCCTCTAATGAATTCCTTAGACCCCAAATGAgtaaaaacgatggacatatagCAAATAGCCCGGAGGATTCGCTTTCTCCGGCCTCGGTCATTTACTTTAAGGAGGCGCTAACTTATAACTCAAGTATACAGTTTTCAAAAACAAGCTCTTCATCCACCGCACCAGTTCGCTATGATTTCCAGATTGAGAAGACCAAGAAAACGAGAA ACTCATGGGAGGATTTCACAGATTTGGTGGAGCAAATGCAAATGCTTGATGAGTTTAAAG ATCCAAAAGATCCTATTGCTATCGAGAGGCTTAACCTGATGAACATGGCCAAGCTGAGCATCAAGGGCTTGATAGAGTCTGCATTAAACCTGGGACGCACACTAGACTCCGACTATGCCCCTTTGCAGCAGTTTTTTGTCGTCATGGAGCATTGCCTAAAACATGGGCTTAAAA GTAAAAAGACATTCCTTGGTCAAAATAAGTCTTTCTGGGGTCCTTTGGAGCTGGTAGAAAAGTTGACCCCGGAGGCTGGGGAGATCACAGCCAGTGTCAAAGACCTTCCTGGACTCAA AACCCCATTAGGAAGAGGCAGAGCATGGCTTCGCCTTGCTTTGATGCAGAAGAAGCTCTCCGATTATATGAAGACCATCATCAACCGAAAAGACCTTCTCGG TGAATTCTATGAGTCCAACGCTCTTATGATGGAGGAGGAAGGAGCAGTGATTGCTGGGTTGTTGGTGGGGCTAAATGTCATTGATGCTAACTTGTGTATGAAGGGAGAAGATTTAGACTCACAG GTTGGAGTCATAGATTTTTCCATGTATTTAAAAGATGGAGCTCACAGCAGCAAAAGTACAGAGGG AGATGGACAGATCACAGCTATTCTTGACCAGAAGAACTACGTGGAAGAACTGAACAGACATTTAAG TGCGTCAGTGAATAACCTGCAGGCCAAAGTAGACGCATTGGAAAAATCCAACAGTAAACTTTCAGAGGAA CTTGCTGTCGCGAACAACAGGATCATCACCCTGCAGGAGGAACTGGAGAGAGTGAAGGAGGAAAGCTCTTATTTAGTGGAGTCGAGTCGCAAG GTATCAAGAGCAGAGGGTACTGCGAATGGTCAAGTACTGGGAGAAACACGCAAACAGCTCAAAGAGGAGACTCAGCTCAGGCTG GATGTGGAGAAGGAGCTTGAGGTGCAGATAGGGATGAAGCAGGAGATGGAGTTGTCCATGAAGATGCTGGAGAAAGACATCTGCGAGAAACATGATGCCCTGGTGGAGCTCAGACAGCAGTTGGATGACATGCGTACAATTAATCATGAGCTCTCCGTCAAGTCACAG AGTACAGAGGCCGGTGCAAAACAAAAGAGTGACATTATCAGCCGCTTGGATGAGAAAACCAACCAGATGGCGAATGTCATTAAACAGCTGGAAAACAG ATGTAAGAAGGCAGAACGAGAGCGAGACCTGGCGGATGAGGCTAATAGACTCTTCAAGCAGGAGTTCGGGGACAAGATTGAAAGTCTGCAGCAAGAGGTGGAACAGTTACGAAAGCAAAG ATCAGTTATGGAGCAGGAGCTGAGGAAATGGAGAGAGCATCACAGCAACCACAGTCCTGAAGTTTTGTTAGGAAAGACCCCACCACAGAACGATATGAGGCAACACGTAGAAGAGATCAAAAAG GAGTTAGAAAGTGTCAGAAAAGAAAATGACACACTACGCACTGTGATCGAGGAAAAGTCAAGTCTTGGTTCAAGTCT GACGCTGTCACATGATGACGAACAG GATCCAGACATAGAACCATCAATCTGCTCTTTGTGTGAAAACCAGAACTCCTTGACCATACCCAAG Gttaaaatttaa
- the rufy3 gene encoding protein RUFY3 isoform X8: protein MADHSSAASEHQIAEVTETLVSSNEFLRPQMSKNDGHIANSPEDSLSPASVIYFKEALTYNSSIQFSKTSSSSTAPVRYDFQIEKTKKTRNSWEDFTDLVEQMQMLDEFKDPKDPIAIERLNLMNMAKLSIKGLIESALNLGRTLDSDYAPLQQFFVVMEHCLKHGLKSKKTFLGQNKSFWGPLELVEKLTPEAGEITASVKDLPGLKTPLGRGRAWLRLALMQKKLSDYMKTIINRKDLLGEFYESNALMMEEEGAVIAGLLVGLNVIDANLCMKGEDLDSQVGVIDFSMYLKDGAHSSKSTEGDGQITAILDQKNYVEELNRHLSASVNNLQAKVDALEKSNSKLSEELAVANNRIITLQEELERVKEESSYLVESSRKVSRAEGTANGQVLGETRKQLKEETQLRLDVEKELEVQIGMKQEMELSMKMLEKDICEKHDALVELRQQLDDMRTINHELSVKSQSTEAGAKQKSDIISRLDEKTNQMANVIKQLENSEKDMAKQARNLSTTAGKLLQRQQ from the exons ATGGCGGATCACAGCTCAGCCGCATCGGAGCACCAGATTGCTGAAGTTACTGAAACTTTGGTTTCCTCTAATGAATTCCTTAGACCCCAAATGAgtaaaaacgatggacatatagCAAATAGCCCGGAGGATTCGCTTTCTCCGGCCTCGGTCATTTACTTTAAGGAGGCGCTAACTTATAACTCAAGTATACAGTTTTCAAAAACAAGCTCTTCATCCACCGCACCAGTTCGCTATGATTTCCAGATTGAGAAGACCAAGAAAACGAGAA ACTCATGGGAGGATTTCACAGATTTGGTGGAGCAAATGCAAATGCTTGATGAGTTTAAAG ATCCAAAAGATCCTATTGCTATCGAGAGGCTTAACCTGATGAACATGGCCAAGCTGAGCATCAAGGGCTTGATAGAGTCTGCATTAAACCTGGGACGCACACTAGACTCCGACTATGCCCCTTTGCAGCAGTTTTTTGTCGTCATGGAGCATTGCCTAAAACATGGGCTTAAAA GTAAAAAGACATTCCTTGGTCAAAATAAGTCTTTCTGGGGTCCTTTGGAGCTGGTAGAAAAGTTGACCCCGGAGGCTGGGGAGATCACAGCCAGTGTCAAAGACCTTCCTGGACTCAA AACCCCATTAGGAAGAGGCAGAGCATGGCTTCGCCTTGCTTTGATGCAGAAGAAGCTCTCCGATTATATGAAGACCATCATCAACCGAAAAGACCTTCTCGG TGAATTCTATGAGTCCAACGCTCTTATGATGGAGGAGGAAGGAGCAGTGATTGCTGGGTTGTTGGTGGGGCTAAATGTCATTGATGCTAACTTGTGTATGAAGGGAGAAGATTTAGACTCACAG GTTGGAGTCATAGATTTTTCCATGTATTTAAAAGATGGAGCTCACAGCAGCAAAAGTACAGAGGG AGATGGACAGATCACAGCTATTCTTGACCAGAAGAACTACGTGGAAGAACTGAACAGACATTTAAG TGCGTCAGTGAATAACCTGCAGGCCAAAGTAGACGCATTGGAAAAATCCAACAGTAAACTTTCAGAGGAA CTTGCTGTCGCGAACAACAGGATCATCACCCTGCAGGAGGAACTGGAGAGAGTGAAGGAGGAAAGCTCTTATTTAGTGGAGTCGAGTCGCAAG GTATCAAGAGCAGAGGGTACTGCGAATGGTCAAGTACTGGGAGAAACACGCAAACAGCTCAAAGAGGAGACTCAGCTCAGGCTG GATGTGGAGAAGGAGCTTGAGGTGCAGATAGGGATGAAGCAGGAGATGGAGTTGTCCATGAAGATGCTGGAGAAAGACATCTGCGAGAAACATGATGCCCTGGTGGAGCTCAGACAGCAGTTGGATGACATGCGTACAATTAATCATGAGCTCTCCGTCAAGTCACAG AGTACAGAGGCCGGTGCAAAACAAAAGAGTGACATTATCAGCCGCTTGGATGAGAAAACCAACCAGATGGCGAATGTCATTAAACAGCTGGAAAACAG TGAGAAAGACATGGCCAAACAGGCACGAAACTTGAGCACAACCGCTGGAAAACTCCTGCAGAGACAGCAATAA
- the rufy3 gene encoding protein RUFY3 isoform X10, translated as MSDLTPQSEVPTPTTDKITQAARETIYLCNFRVSVDGEWLCLRELNDISLTPDPEPAHEDPKDPIAIERLNLMNMAKLSIKGLIESALNLGRTLDSDYAPLQQFFVVMEHCLKHGLKSKKTFLGQNKSFWGPLELVEKLTPEAGEITASVKDLPGLKTPLGRGRAWLRLALMQKKLSDYMKTIINRKDLLGEFYESNALMMEEEGAVIAGLLVGLNVIDANLCMKGEDLDSQVGVIDFSMYLKDGAHSSKSTEGDGQITAILDQKNYVEELNRHLSASVNNLQAKVDALEKSNSKLSEELAVANNRIITLQEELERVKEESSYLVESSRKVSRAEGTANGQVLGETRKQLKEETQLRLDVEKELEVQIGMKQEMELSMKMLEKDICEKHDALVELRQQLDDMRTINHELSVKSQSTEAGAKQKSDIISRLDEKTNQMANVIKQLENSEKDMAKQARNLSTTAGKLLQRQQ; from the exons ATGTCTGATCTGACGCCCCAGAGCGAGGTCCCCACCCCCACTACTGACAAAATCACACAGGCTGCCAGAGAGACCATCTACCTGTGCAACTTCCGTGTGTCGGTGGACGGGGAATGGCTGTGCCTGCGTGAGCTTAACGACATCTCGCTCACCCCCGATCCTGAGCCGGCTCACGAAG ATCCAAAAGATCCTATTGCTATCGAGAGGCTTAACCTGATGAACATGGCCAAGCTGAGCATCAAGGGCTTGATAGAGTCTGCATTAAACCTGGGACGCACACTAGACTCCGACTATGCCCCTTTGCAGCAGTTTTTTGTCGTCATGGAGCATTGCCTAAAACATGGGCTTAAAA GTAAAAAGACATTCCTTGGTCAAAATAAGTCTTTCTGGGGTCCTTTGGAGCTGGTAGAAAAGTTGACCCCGGAGGCTGGGGAGATCACAGCCAGTGTCAAAGACCTTCCTGGACTCAA AACCCCATTAGGAAGAGGCAGAGCATGGCTTCGCCTTGCTTTGATGCAGAAGAAGCTCTCCGATTATATGAAGACCATCATCAACCGAAAAGACCTTCTCGG TGAATTCTATGAGTCCAACGCTCTTATGATGGAGGAGGAAGGAGCAGTGATTGCTGGGTTGTTGGTGGGGCTAAATGTCATTGATGCTAACTTGTGTATGAAGGGAGAAGATTTAGACTCACAG GTTGGAGTCATAGATTTTTCCATGTATTTAAAAGATGGAGCTCACAGCAGCAAAAGTACAGAGGG AGATGGACAGATCACAGCTATTCTTGACCAGAAGAACTACGTGGAAGAACTGAACAGACATTTAAG TGCGTCAGTGAATAACCTGCAGGCCAAAGTAGACGCATTGGAAAAATCCAACAGTAAACTTTCAGAGGAA CTTGCTGTCGCGAACAACAGGATCATCACCCTGCAGGAGGAACTGGAGAGAGTGAAGGAGGAAAGCTCTTATTTAGTGGAGTCGAGTCGCAAG GTATCAAGAGCAGAGGGTACTGCGAATGGTCAAGTACTGGGAGAAACACGCAAACAGCTCAAAGAGGAGACTCAGCTCAGGCTG GATGTGGAGAAGGAGCTTGAGGTGCAGATAGGGATGAAGCAGGAGATGGAGTTGTCCATGAAGATGCTGGAGAAAGACATCTGCGAGAAACATGATGCCCTGGTGGAGCTCAGACAGCAGTTGGATGACATGCGTACAATTAATCATGAGCTCTCCGTCAAGTCACAG AGTACAGAGGCCGGTGCAAAACAAAAGAGTGACATTATCAGCCGCTTGGATGAGAAAACCAACCAGATGGCGAATGTCATTAAACAGCTGGAAAACAG TGAGAAAGACATGGCCAAACAGGCACGAAACTTGAGCACAACCGCTGGAAAACTCCTGCAGAGACAGCAATAA
- the rufy3 gene encoding protein RUFY3 isoform X9, whose amino-acid sequence MSDLTPQSEVPTPTTDKITQAARETIYLCNFRVSVDGEWLCLRELNDISLTPDPEPAHEDSWEDFTDLVEQMQMLDEFKDPKDPIAIERLNLMNMAKLSIKGLIESALNLGRTLDSDYAPLQQFFVVMEHCLKHGLKSKKTFLGQNKSFWGPLELVEKLTPEAGEITASVKDLPGLKTPLGRGRAWLRLALMQKKLSDYMKTIINRKDLLGEFYESNALMMEEEGAVIAGLLVGLNVIDANLCMKGEDLDSQVGVIDFSMYLKDGAHSSKSTEGDGQITAILDQKNYVEELNRHLSASVNNLQAKVDALEKSNSKLSEELAVANNRIITLQEELERVKEESSYLVESSRKVSRAEGTANGQVLGETRKQLKEETQLRLDVEKELEVQIGMKQEMELSMKMLEKDICEKHDALVELRQQLDDMRTINHELSVKSQSTEAGAKQKSDIISRLDEKTNQMANVIKQLENSEKDMAKQARNLSTTAGKLLQRQQ is encoded by the exons ATGTCTGATCTGACGCCCCAGAGCGAGGTCCCCACCCCCACTACTGACAAAATCACACAGGCTGCCAGAGAGACCATCTACCTGTGCAACTTCCGTGTGTCGGTGGACGGGGAATGGCTGTGCCTGCGTGAGCTTAACGACATCTCGCTCACCCCCGATCCTGAGCCGGCTCACGAAG ACTCATGGGAGGATTTCACAGATTTGGTGGAGCAAATGCAAATGCTTGATGAGTTTAAAG ATCCAAAAGATCCTATTGCTATCGAGAGGCTTAACCTGATGAACATGGCCAAGCTGAGCATCAAGGGCTTGATAGAGTCTGCATTAAACCTGGGACGCACACTAGACTCCGACTATGCCCCTTTGCAGCAGTTTTTTGTCGTCATGGAGCATTGCCTAAAACATGGGCTTAAAA GTAAAAAGACATTCCTTGGTCAAAATAAGTCTTTCTGGGGTCCTTTGGAGCTGGTAGAAAAGTTGACCCCGGAGGCTGGGGAGATCACAGCCAGTGTCAAAGACCTTCCTGGACTCAA AACCCCATTAGGAAGAGGCAGAGCATGGCTTCGCCTTGCTTTGATGCAGAAGAAGCTCTCCGATTATATGAAGACCATCATCAACCGAAAAGACCTTCTCGG TGAATTCTATGAGTCCAACGCTCTTATGATGGAGGAGGAAGGAGCAGTGATTGCTGGGTTGTTGGTGGGGCTAAATGTCATTGATGCTAACTTGTGTATGAAGGGAGAAGATTTAGACTCACAG GTTGGAGTCATAGATTTTTCCATGTATTTAAAAGATGGAGCTCACAGCAGCAAAAGTACAGAGGG AGATGGACAGATCACAGCTATTCTTGACCAGAAGAACTACGTGGAAGAACTGAACAGACATTTAAG TGCGTCAGTGAATAACCTGCAGGCCAAAGTAGACGCATTGGAAAAATCCAACAGTAAACTTTCAGAGGAA CTTGCTGTCGCGAACAACAGGATCATCACCCTGCAGGAGGAACTGGAGAGAGTGAAGGAGGAAAGCTCTTATTTAGTGGAGTCGAGTCGCAAG GTATCAAGAGCAGAGGGTACTGCGAATGGTCAAGTACTGGGAGAAACACGCAAACAGCTCAAAGAGGAGACTCAGCTCAGGCTG GATGTGGAGAAGGAGCTTGAGGTGCAGATAGGGATGAAGCAGGAGATGGAGTTGTCCATGAAGATGCTGGAGAAAGACATCTGCGAGAAACATGATGCCCTGGTGGAGCTCAGACAGCAGTTGGATGACATGCGTACAATTAATCATGAGCTCTCCGTCAAGTCACAG AGTACAGAGGCCGGTGCAAAACAAAAGAGTGACATTATCAGCCGCTTGGATGAGAAAACCAACCAGATGGCGAATGTCATTAAACAGCTGGAAAACAG TGAGAAAGACATGGCCAAACAGGCACGAAACTTGAGCACAACCGCTGGAAAACTCCTGCAGAGACAGCAATAA